In the genome of Primulina tabacum isolate GXHZ01 chromosome 13, ASM2559414v2, whole genome shotgun sequence, the window gttcatcaggatgtttttgatgcTGTCCTGGATTTTTTCAGGGGTTCTCCCCTCCCCCAGGGTTTTACCGCCACCACAATCACTCTGATCCCCAAAGTCGCGGGTGCTCATGCTTGGTCGGAATTCCGTCCGATTAGTCTGTGCAATGTCACTAATAAGATCATCTCTAAGCTGTTGTACTCTCGGCTGAGGGTTGTGGCGGAGAGACTTATTTCaccgaatcagagtggcttcgttCCGGGTCGGATGATCTCCGATAATATTCTCCTAgcccaggagctcactcacagtCTCACTCTCCCCACTCGTGGCGGTAATGTTATcctgaagttggatatggccaaggcctatgaCAGGGTCCAGTGGCCTTTCCTCTTCGAGGTTTTGAGACACTTTGGTTTCTCGGAGCGGGTTGTGGAGATGGTCTCGGCTTGCATatctcattgtcatttctccgtgaacatCAATGGCTCTCTCTCGGGGTTCTTTGGTTCCACTAGAGGCCTCAGACAGGGCAATCCCTTGTCCCCCATgcttttcattttgggggcggagTACCTATCGCGCGGCCTTGACCGCctctacctgcagcatcctgAGCTCAGGTACCGCTCTGGTTGTGATATCTTGATTTCCCATCTGGCTTAtgctgatgatgtcattatttttgccaatggtgggtctcgtAGTTTGCGGCGCCTTATGGGTTTACTGCATCATTATGAGAATTGTTCGGGTCAGCTGGTGAACGCTGTCAAAAGATCTGTTATcttgcctccgaggtgctctgAGCGACTTCGCTCTCGGATTTTGCGCATCACCAGGTTTGCGGAGGGTCATTtgcccctcaagtacctcggagtCCCCTTGTTTAGGGGTAACCGAGTATGTTCCCTTTTTGAGCACCTCCTACAAtctgttcgtaggaagttagagggttgggagatcCGGACGCTCTCTCCGGGTAGCCGCATAACCCTTATCCGCAGTgtgctcctctccatgccgatttatctgtttcaggtggtACAGCCACCGcttgctgtcatggagaagcttgagcTGGTTTTCAACGCTTTTCTCTGGGGGTCGCGGACACTGGAGAAGAAATGGCACTGGGCCAAGTGGTCTCGAGCCTGTCTCCTAGTGATGGAGGGtggtcttggcttccgcagattgaaagatctggtGGATAGCTTTTCTATTAAGTTGTAATTCCGGTTTCGGCAGGGCTCCTCTCTctgggcgagattccttttACGGAAGTATTGCCAGATGGATGCTTCTGCCTCTGTTCTCCCTCGTGGTTTAATATCCCCCACCTGGCGTCGTCTCCTACGAATCAAACCTCGCGCCGAGCCCGGCATTCGCTGGCGCGTTGGCCTTGGAGACGTGTCCTTTTGGGATGACATATGGTTTGGGGATACTGCTCTGTCCAGCCAGTGTGAGGTCCGTGGGGGCCGTGAAGTTCGGGTTTTTCACTTTTTGTCTGAGGGGGCTTgggatttcgatcttctttgcgCTGTGGTGGCCCCTTCTGTTGCTGAGGCGATTACTTTGACCCCGATTGCCTTTGGCGAGCCTGATTTGGCGCTTTGGATTCACAGTTCTGACGGTGCTTTTTCGATTAGGTCTGCTTGGGAGCTTGTCCGATTGAGAGACCCTGTTTCTGATATCTTGACTCCTTGTTGGGGCCGTTGGTTGAGGCCCACGATGTCTTTttttctttggagattttggcatcagtggctcccgtTGGATGATATGCTCCAACGTCGTGGCTTTGAGTTGGCTTCTCGAtgccagtgttgtgatatgtcggAGACATTTACACATGTCTTCATTGATGGCCCGATAGCCCGTTATGTCTGGCATTTCTTTGGGGCCATATTTCGTGTCCGGATCCCCTGCACAGGGGATCTCAGGTTGTTCCTTAGCGCTTGGAAGAGAAATCTTCATTGGGCACCTGGGGGCCACGTCAAGGAGTTTCTACCCTTCattgttttgtggtttctctggatGGCTCGTaatgatgcgaagcaccgtCAGTTGCGTATTTCTGGGGAGACTGTGaagtctcagattttgtcttatcTGCGTCTTGCCCATGCTGCTTTCATTGTTAAGCCCAAGCACTGGCTTGGTgcctttgaggcggcgagatcGCTGGGAATTTTTGTTGCCTTTCAGCGGACCCATAGGTTAGCGATTGTCCGGTGGCTCTGTCCACCACCTGGGTGCTTTAAGCTGAATGTTGATGGGAGTTCGAGGGGCAATCCTGGGGAGTCGTCTGTCGGTGGTGTTGTGCGTGATTCTTCTGGCAGGGTGGTGCTCTCCTTCAGCGAGTTTATCGGAGTCGGGACCAATGTCCGGGCggagctttgggcggtttggagaGGCCTTCTTATCTGTTCCGATCTCGGTCTTTTTCCCCTTTGGGTTGAGACCGATTCTCAGATTTCTCTTCAGATCCTGCGTTCTCGTCGGTGTCATTGGGACCTTCATCATACAGTCACTCGGATTCTGTTTCTTTTGAGGGGGCGGACGGTTCATTTTTCACATATTTTTCGGGAGGGaaattcggtggcggatgcgttggcggcgagggctcatACCATTAGGGTttataccttagagttaggtccttcactACCCAGACACATATCCATACTGACCCGCTCGGATATCTCCGGGCTTCCCTACCTTAGATACATATGTTCTTAGCTATTTGCAGCCCCTTCCTTTATTTGGAtctatttctatatatatatatatatatttatatatatctatatgtattttttccttTGCAGGTACTGTCTCTTTGGAGtgctttgtttctttggatctGGGTGGACTCTCGCACCTTCTCCATTGGTGCTTTTATTTGGACCACCCTGTTCTCTGGCGGTCGCTctctgcaggcttctccttggCCGCCACTTTCTATATTTTGTGTTCTCTTGCCGGGTTTTATGGTGGCTTTGGATGATCTCTCTCAGTGGTTTCTCTGGCCCAGAGCTCCATTCATGTCGGGATTTATATGTTCTCTGCTTTTGCTACGTGCATTGGTGGCTCTCCATGTTATCTCTTGGCTACCTCTTATATCAACGTTCCAGTCACGCTTGGATTTATGACGTTATGAGCTCCATACGTTTTCACCTTCTTCTGGGGATTTGAAGTTTCTCTTACTTCAGCTGGATTGCGGTACTCCATCTGTGCTTCTACTGTTTTGGCACAATGCTTCTCCAGCCGGATATTATTTTGATTGCGGGATCATTTACTGCAGACCGATCTCGGAATAGGACGCCATTTTCATGTTGGACTTACAGcgacagacggctcagagatgggtacaaTTGGTTGTCTTTTGCACCTACATCTGAGTCGGATCTTTACAGTTTAGACATGTTTCGATTTGTTTTGATGTATTTAGCGCTACTCTTATATGTTCATTTTTATTATGCGCTTTTCCTAGGGATTAGATTTTGGCAcgtgtatttgccaccctaggttttATGTCTTTATGTTTTATGTGTTGTCAGACTCGCTTTTAGAGAGGTCTTGGTATACCTCCCCTCTCTTTAGGCCTTATCTTGTATTTCTTTTGTGtttatatatacaggtaggggtccgcCTAAACCCCCCGTTTTCGGCggtgttttattaaaaaaaaaaaaaaaaaaaaaccctaaaccctaaacccgaaacccgaaaccccaaaccccaaacccaaaaccccaaaccccaaaccctaaaccctaaaccaaaccccaaaccccaaaccctaaaccctaacgccccaaaattttttctctcatttgtgaatagTGTCAAAAAAGCCCCAATTTCGCCCTAAAAATCGCCCCCATGTCggcgccggtttccggccggccaCCGATACGATCAGGTGCGCCTCGGCGAGACGAGGCTGCTGTCCAAATTTCGGGTCCAACGGAGGTCGTTTCTCCGGCCAAATCGACGGTCAAAGCTCCGGAAATTGCGCAGATTCCGTCGCCCGGAATCACACCTGTCTTCGATCATCGTCCGGCGACGATTGTTACACCATTCGAATCATCTCCTCCAGTCAATCCTCTGGTCCAAAAATCAGCTCAAACGGAGTTTATTTTCATCCCGCAATCGTCCGACGATGTTCCGTCAGTACTGTTCACCGCGACGCCGAATGTTTCGGCTTCGTTTACGGCCAGCTCTGGTCTTGGTTCTCCGATCAAGACCCCGATCCGGAATGCCCAGGACCAGGCgcgtccattggtatcttcaatTGCTTCATCGGAGTCCGGTGGCGGCGGGAATTTCAAATCTACGAATTTCAGCCCCCAAGTTATATATGCGATGGCTTCAAAACTCAATTACTCCGGATCGGTTGCTGATTTTTGCAATTCCTCTCTACTACAAACTCATCACGTCATGGGTAAGATATCTATGCCTTCAATTTCGGAAAATACATCGTcgatcggaaacgcccaaaatCAAGTGTTTGGTTCGTTTTCGACGAACGTTTCCGGTCAATTGCCTCCGTTTCAGCCCGGTTCTTCACCTTTGGTCACCGGTTCCGTGACACCCTCGTCGTCGCCGGTGGTTGGTGGTGCTCCGGTGGTCGTCTCGCCGTCGCCGGTTTTTGGCGGTCAACCGATGGTCAACTCTTCGGTTTCTTTTGCAAATGTAATTCCGGCTTCTGTTTCCGCTTCCTCAGCAACTCCCTTGGCTTTTTTTAGGGATGTTACTGCTCCTTCTCCAGCCAGACAGAGTTTTGCCGGGTTTGGTGGTTTGGTGGGCGAGATTCCTGAACCGGCCATTGTTGATGGTATACCGGGTATTctattcccggatcaggttatttcttctctgtcagtgccttttaaatttgcgttgattggccgtgttacagggaaccggggtgttacacccaatagtgATATCTTGGCTGCTTTTTCTCGTTTTGGCTTTTTGGCCTCATTTACATTGAAATTTCTTCCCCGAGgatttcttgttcttattttctctaGCGAGGAAGATTATTTGAAGTTCTGGCCTCAGGACTTAGTTTCTATTGGGTCAGTGTCGATACGCTTTTTCAAATGGACACCggagtttaaatttgaggctGAGTCTTTGATTGCTCCGGTTTGGGTTCGTATTCCTGATCTACCGttgcatttatatgacaagaAGTGTCTTTATCAGATTGGTAAGCTCTTAGGGAACCCTGTTATGGTGGATGAGATCACCGCTGATGGTTCTCGGGGATCTTTTGCCcgtatttgtgttgagattgatgtgttgcTTCCTCGTCTGGATGAGATCTGGGTCGGGTGGGGCAGCCACCGGCAGACTTTGGGGGTGGTTTATGAAAAAGTCCCCTATTTTTGCACGGATTGTAAGATGCTAGGTCATTCAGTGCAGCGTTGTTCTCGTTCTGGTTATAAGGCTCTTGGTGGCCGTTCTTTTGCTCAGGGGCAGCGGTCTCCTTCTTCGGGTCAGCCTCAAGGTTTTCCGCCtggctcggttccttctagtggtcctagttctgggagtactgagccaggatgggttcagcagagacgtaggcgccgccaggcttctagtcaggttactccaCAGTCTCCTATTTCGAGTAATCAGTTTGCGGTTCCTCACTCCATTTCAGGAGATTCCTTTCCAGGTGGTAattctggtgttggttcatcttcatgcccatcgtcttcttctcatgttttagaggctattgttgaggatgttccattggtgcctcaggttgtTGTGGCTCCGATGCATTCTCCTCCTGCTATACCTGTGGTTGTTACATCAGTTATTGCAGGTGATGCTCAGGGGTCTGGTTCTAGGGCGAGCTCTTCTCTGGTGGATGTTGTTCCAGTGGTAACagacccgatgattgtttcCACTGTTCCGGCACAGATGGTTGTTCCTACAGCTTCTGGTCCCATTACTTCGTTACACATCGACCTTGGGAATGGTTCTCGAGTGGCTGATTTGGATCTTCCTCCTACTACTTCCTGTCAGTCCTTGCCATTTTACAGAtctcagaagagtcaggcggggttaccctatgggcgaccgcctgattcaAGTTGATTTGATTTTCTGAtaggcgttcactgcagagttctccttgcccatcagtgttattagtttgtctgatgtattccggggcgcccgatgtttttatttctgtgttttgctttattctgggttgccctgttgtagtatgtcgttaCTTTTGTTATGATGTTATGCTTCTGTAGCCTTTTTCTGCGGAGGTCTTGGCCTAGTCCTCCTCCCATCAGGCTTTCTTTGTACTgctcttttgttgtatataaataaaattttctttaaaaaaaaaaaaaaaaaccctaaaccctaaaccctaaaccctaaaccaaaaccGACCCTTTTGCCCCcaaaaaaattttctctgaaaaaaCACACAGTAAAAGGTGAGAAAAAACACACTAAACCCGTCACTATTCACGCCTACACGCTGCCATGCCGccgccgccggatcccggccggccaACCACCCCACCTGAACCGCCTCCTCACGGCGACCACCCTGTCCAAGTTTCAGTCCAAATGAAGTCCGGTAACCCCTCTAATTTCCCGACCGAAATCTCGCCATTTCCATCCAAAATCGCGTCGTCGCCGTGCACTGTTCCTCCCGGCGCCAACTACCCACCATCTGACTCGCCTCGAGCAGACGGTTCCATTGGTACCAGCCCCACTATCAATAACTCAGTATTTTCACCGGAATCTTCGTCACAAGTTGCGCCAGCACTGTTCCCCGCGGCGGCGAGTTCTTCTCCGCTTCGTCCGGCCGATTCTGGTCACCATTTTCCACAACAAGCCCCGATCTGGAATCGTGAGGTCCAGACGATTCCACTGCCACAGGCCCCGTCGTCAACGGTGTTCCCCTCCGGCGACAATTTCAGATCTACTGATTTCCACCCTCAAACCCT includes:
- the LOC142523064 gene encoding uncharacterized protein LOC142523064; amino-acid sequence: MEADFWRQKAVCHWLEDGERNTKLFHNMVKKKRVANKIFRIWDNGVCLTSPELIQQSGASFFQHLLTGDPSALASPDFSGFPSVISAVENEGIVVTPSLEEVRATVFSIHPDSVAGPDGFSSAFFQHCWEIVHQDVFDAVLDFFRGSPLPQGFTATTITLIPKVAGAHAWSEFRPISLCNVTNKIISKLLYSRLRVVAERLISPNQSGFVPGRMISDNILLAQELTHSLTLPTRGGNVILKLDMAKAYDRVQWPFLFEVLRHFGFSERVVEMVSACISHCHFSVNINGSLSGFFGSTRGLRQGNPLSPMLFILGAEYLSRGLDRLYLQHPELRYRSGCDILISHLAYADDVIIFANGGSRSLRRLMGLLHHYENCSGQLVNAVKRSVILPPRCSERLRSRILRITRFAEGHLPLKYLGVPLFRGNRVCSLFEHLLQSVRRKLEGWEIRTLSPGSRITLIRSVLLSMPIYLFQVVQPPLAVMEKLELVFNAFLWGSRTLEKKWHWAKWSRACLLVMEGGLGFRRLKDLGSSLWARFLLRKYCQMDASASVLPRGLISPTWRRLLRIKPRAEPGIRWRVGLGDVSFWDDIWFGDTALSSQCEVRGGREVRVFHFLSEGAWDFDLLCAVVAPSVAEAITLTPIAFGEPDLALWIHSSDGAFSIRSAWELVRLRDPVSDILTPCWGRWLRPTMSFFLWRFWHQWLPLDDMLQRRGFELASRCQCCDMSETFTHVFIDGPIARYVWHFFGAIFRVRIPCTGDLRLFLSAWKRNLHWAPGGHVKEFLPFIVLWFLWMARNDAKHRQLRISGETVKSQILSYLRLAHAAFIVKPKHWLGAFEAARSLGIFVAFQRTHRLAIVRWLCPPPGCFKLNVDGSSRGNPGESSVGGVVRDSSGRVVLSFSEFIGVGTNVRAELWAVWRGLLICSDLGLFPLWVETDSQISLQILRSRRCHWDLHHTVTRILFLLRGRTVHFSHIFREGNSVADALAARAHTIRVLSLWSALFLWIWVDSRTFSIGAFIWTTLFSGGRSLQASPWPPLSIFCVLLPGFMVALDDLSQWFLWPRAPFMSGFICSLLLLRALVALHVISWLPLISTFQSRLDL